The Pseudochaenichthys georgianus chromosome 8, fPseGeo1.2, whole genome shotgun sequence genome has a segment encoding these proteins:
- the LOC117451654 gene encoding dexamethasone-induced Ras-related protein 1-like: protein MIKKISISENEFDIPAKNCHRMVIMGSTKVGKTSIISRFLNERVDDQYTPTIEDFHRKLYSIRGDVYQLDILDTSGNHPFPAMRRLSILTGDVFILVFSLDNRESFQEVQRLKRQIYETKSCLRNKTKENVDVPVMICGNKCDKDFYREVQEEEIEQLVGGDEHCAYFEISAKKNTNVDQMFQTLFSIAKLPTEMSPGRHCKVSVQFCEVLHKKSLRNKKCKDGNAYGIVEPFARRPSVQSDLMYIKEKAIGGSQTKEKGCIIC, encoded by the exons ATGATTAAGAAAATATCAATCTCCGAGAATGAGTTCGACATCCCGGCCAAGAATTGCCACAGGATGGTGATTATGGGCTCCACTAAAGTTGGGAAGACATCCATCATCTCTCGGTTTCTGAACGAGAGAGTTGACGACCAGTACACACCAACTATTGAGGACTTTCATAGGAAACTCTACAGCATCAGGGGAGACGTTTACCAGCTGGACATTTTGGACACATCTGGAAATCATCCCTTCCCTGCAATGAGGAGGCTATCAATTCTTACCG GTGATGTGTTCATCTTGGTGTTCAGTCTGGACAACAGAGAATCTTTCCAGGAGGTGCAGCGTCTGAAGCGACAGATATATGAAACCAAGTCCTGCCtgcgaaacaaaacaaaggagAACGTGGACGTCCCGGTGATGATCTGCGGCAACAAGTGTGACAAAGACTTTTACCGTGAGGTGCAGGAGGAGGAGATCGAGCAGCTGGTCGGTGGAGACGAGCACTGCGCTTACTTTGAAATCTCAGCAAAGAAGAACACCAACGTGGACCAAATGTTTCAGACTCTCTTTAGCATTGCCAAACTGCCAACCGAAATGAGCCCCGGTCGCCACTGCAAAGTTTCTGTCCAGTTCTGCGAAGTTCTTCACAAAAAGTCCCTAAGAAATAAGAAGTGCAAAGATGGGAACGCATATGGGATTGTGGAGCCGTTTGCGCGGAGACCCAGCGTGCAGAGTGACTTGATGTACATAAAGGAGAAAGCCATAGGAGGTAGCCAGACCAAAGAGAAAGGCTGCATCATATGCTGA